One stretch of Pelmatolapia mariae isolate MD_Pm_ZW linkage group LG3_W, Pm_UMD_F_2, whole genome shotgun sequence DNA includes these proteins:
- the LOC134624085 gene encoding uncharacterized protein LOC134624085: protein MRSFVLITALIFCSLRWIFISGSEIHTMKVQNGEDVTLQCSNISTSPTHTEWFRVVNKTKTSCISSMFGSHGQASFCDGFQNGKFNMSSNVTSVFLKITEVSLSDAGLYFCGFYVDVHIIISNAVELRFEGGETYDEEFKTESKIIESDKMIHLMNIIPGGLTGLLIILVIILVLKIRTPQTDPQPGNIKNKSLDDLNYAAMSFQTKLKRSRRPATHRVLESHVVYAATR from the exons ATGAGGAGCTTCGTCTTGATAACAGCTTTGATTTTCTGCAGCCTCA GATGGATCTTTATCTCTGGCTCTGAGATTCACACTATGAAGGTCCAGAATGGCGAAGACGTCACACTGCAGTGCTCCAACATTTCCACAAGTCCAACACATACAGAGTGGTTCAGAGTGGTCAACAAGACTAAAACGAGCTGCATCTCCTCCATGTTTGGGTCTCATGGCCAAGCTTCTTTCTGTGATGGATTTCAAAATGGAAAATTCAATATGAGTTCGAATGTCACTTCTGTCTTTCTTAAAATAACAGAAGTGAGTTTATCTGATGCTGGGCTGTATTTCTGTGGATTTTACGTGGATGTGCATATTATTATTTCCAATGCAGTAGAGTTAAGATTTGAAG GTGGTGAAACATATGATGAAGAATTTAAGACTGAAAGTAAGATTAT AGAGTCTGATAAAATGATACACCTGATGAACATCATCCCAGGTGGTCTGACTGGTTTACTCATTATACTGGTCATCATTCTGGTTTTAAAAATCAGAACACCTCAAACAG ATCCCCAACCAGGAAACATCAag AATAAGAGTTTAGATGACCTGAACTACGCAGCTATGAGTTTCCAGACAAAACTCAAAAGAAGTCGCAGGCCTGCGACACACAGAGTGCTGGAGTCTCATGTTGTGTATGCTGCAACACGGTAG